The Aurantiacibacter gangjinensis genome includes a region encoding these proteins:
- a CDS encoding mechanosensitive ion channel family protein, with the protein MFEEYDPRNWSIAWEEIGVAAIAVALAVTVAYVLFRLVYAVVVKLASRSENPVDDLILARIRSPIKWSAIAIAITLVAQADPLLAQYWEPLAGFLRPALLGWIAYSLVKAFTAVLELRLDQASDPVAVRSRRTRIAILSRTATIAIIIITVGLMLLTIPAVATIGTTLLASAGLAALAIGAAAQPALKSLIAGLQIAITEPLRLGDLVVVDGHTGRVEEIHMAFIIVRTWDERAVVVPTSQILDQSFENWSRKSEKLTGPVMLHLDPIADIGPIRAEFERWVREQDLWDGRTAEMLMTDAYPESIALRLSVSAGTIGELWKLRCKLREHMLDWLRKNQEDALIRHRLEVPQGHPKAEEPV; encoded by the coding sequence ATGTTCGAAGAATACGATCCGCGCAACTGGTCCATCGCTTGGGAAGAAATCGGCGTGGCTGCCATCGCGGTGGCGCTGGCCGTCACCGTGGCCTACGTGCTGTTCCGGCTGGTTTATGCCGTCGTCGTCAAGCTGGCGAGCCGATCCGAGAACCCTGTCGACGACCTGATCCTCGCGCGTATTCGCAGCCCGATCAAATGGTCTGCTATCGCCATTGCCATCACGCTGGTCGCACAGGCCGACCCGTTACTGGCGCAATATTGGGAGCCGCTGGCCGGCTTCCTGCGACCTGCCCTGCTCGGCTGGATCGCCTATTCGCTGGTAAAAGCGTTCACCGCCGTGCTGGAATTGCGGCTGGACCAGGCTTCCGACCCGGTCGCCGTGCGCAGCCGCCGCACGCGCATCGCGATCCTGTCGCGCACCGCCACCATAGCGATCATCATCATCACCGTTGGCCTGATGCTGCTGACCATTCCGGCGGTCGCCACGATCGGCACAACGCTGCTGGCCTCTGCCGGTCTGGCCGCCCTCGCCATCGGTGCCGCAGCGCAACCCGCGCTGAAATCGCTGATAGCCGGATTGCAGATCGCCATCACCGAGCCGCTGCGGCTGGGCGATCTGGTGGTGGTGGACGGGCATACGGGGCGGGTGGAAGAAATCCACATGGCTTTCATCATCGTGCGCACTTGGGATGAGCGAGCCGTGGTCGTGCCGACGAGCCAAATCCTCGACCAGAGTTTCGAGAATTGGTCGCGCAAGAGCGAAAAGCTGACCGGCCCCGTTATGCTGCACCTCGACCCCATAGCCGATATCGGCCCGATCCGCGCCGAGTTCGAACGCTGGGTGCGGGAGCAGGATCTGTGGGACGGGCGCACTGCCGAAATGCTGATGACGGATGCCTATCCCGAAAGCATCGCCCTGCGCCTTTCGGTCAGCGCGGGCACGATCGGCGAACTTTGGAAGCTTCGCTGCAAGCTGCGCGAGCACATGCTGGATTGGCTGCGCAAGAACCAGGAAGATGCGCTCATCCGGCATCGGTTGGAAGTGCCGCAGGGACATCCGAAGGCTGAAGAACCGGTCTGA